One part of the Denticeps clupeoides chromosome 8, fDenClu1.1, whole genome shotgun sequence genome encodes these proteins:
- the LOC114795400 gene encoding probable JmjC domain-containing histone demethylation protein 2C isoform X1: MAPELVGRRFVCVSGQEPPRLGEASGWSWRAGVIRAASHRDVHCAELSVCVEFDHEEWQKRQWLRLHQDFQIFLLEQRLVWARRNAGTPPPPHASNGKPVLWPALSFRPLLGQATLGSVSLVEFLSDRQLEFHSADAKHQTYQDEAGILNPLLRDNPSLQEEVKAWLKQQKVQEIFTQGKYSLNGLRVKVYRQDSATQWFTGIITQHDQQSRTMIVMNDQVLEPQNVDPSLVQMMFIDDVVNSLLSGESITARRRPRTNKQNKASSVHPRGQSNSPGPIMKKQSNSSCTPPISQSSDCSMPGDNEDDEGADKEGEDRTKEEVRLSPSRERRESSKSKNKQAMSKRRKGGKEEGEEETLEGAKRLKGSNLSECSRSVQTSSPNLGQKGHHNKALSKKDTSESPVVQESWTVKNQPSDCKVDEETTSQSANDKCQEMARLSNPSPCCNGDPGTARTHGEMEEVNDRSEGLSHSEDSEAVSALLAYQESERLVSMETSECVVFGTLPGECELAGSDLPSDTEAKSSEFTAPEVSESAVKVEEQQEGSAVERTPSMPSIFPACTGIPEKPRPLEDSKLSETTNHCKTTPCPSPPTDLRSKPPAAKGTGRPGQNLSSEHRDRIKESSSPSRVETKTQPTPSPKSKQTATPNHTPNPTPSPIKSFIHTPTAAPPKTQVSHPVPTKSSTPALNRSMSSTTPTKTPAPIMSRSQILNPTPTKTPTAAVNQTPAFTSTKSPFIIDRNEPFTVYRDPALLREDPDTPQHHSNVAYIHPSTHTVHTPLPAPRPLTRTPPQPPHTAHATLPAPRSTHTSSLSPPNTHTPHVMRTPSPSPQTTLTSLGGHVLPSRPPHPSSLSHPHLLPTLLPGLPPSAALLAGHGSLGAMGLSPHPLPLSPNPSLLGQAPLGLYPLLWPPYPNGAHPYGPLGLQAAKWTHPESMCIAEGALKRNTPSPWLPQTSVVEGQGLRTPVPVRPASADPQRSAKSAPRSSPISKSTEELERKSLAADPLCGIVPVQLKADRSRSVAGKGIQEHTHCTFLPDPLPCRPKPSRGGVFEPHVDRSSRYQEESRRILQESIEVAPFTAKLHPSHSQDRDPLYARMHSQDREREMDLQMVRVPRAQHSTQSNYYTSLSSSVANEPPRRQPPAAELSSAYDRPNSGGTVSISPSFGISSSQATPKVQTQPPPLVKRHPENEAGLITERLTLQASSLESAKCRKSLERGISLPPSSSSSHVQPMPSLYRAPIFHPPAPPIPAQKELGHSRLSPPTLTREQPVNLAGKTLDQKRPPTLQPELRRHTASAAGRQGTVVTPVKSMHHHKVPDAWRTDQNLLRPSNGLGATKQQSAMASVIVRPASSKDLIAGEHSASNLKPSERGRMAGDLRSGTNSKEGSVQYKRGILWTPLDSVHCPLTTTGKTDHMNTSVNMATGFKAHTMPTVVSSGSFKNDPMPVPWRPGFISGQHQKKVEGSGIAKINQNPISSSPSTTSCPTTCHSAGDFLHLKKHRAALAATLSRNNTPTHTAPASQSSSTLSTHTPEVKVSPVKRPRQAGGPQEAPPRLTNGQTPPQTQTGKLSNPLPQQSNCHKLKKAWLTRHSEEDRSGTTAVTSTAMTAAASLAQQCGGEVISHEDRMSSHAERKTDSNDRKFTMDDRKGAADIRFRPDVQKSSPEDGKGLERGNKRKFDSSTESDSGGDSGNESESRGGEQRSKRQSKPTFKKKQIDLHKTKGENEKEEEEVKPNGTFRSAKEKSKLRMSNGNGIPRSVLKDWRKVRKLKQSGEAFLQDDACAEIGPNIQKCRECRVDRTRKAEEPATSPVFCRFYYFRRLSYSKNGVVRVDGFSVPELSDEEAVRVWTVATDDEDEDKNQLDLEMAQYILAHIGDKFCHLVRTENAAATWIKKDTQMVWKRAVRGVREMCDACEATLFNIHWACHKCGFVVCMDCYKARERKSARDKELYAWFRCVKNQPHDLKNLMPTHIVPGEILADLVNSMHTLREKFSILSHCGCTGKQNNRNSKMSISNGVSQVLDNILKHSGKHSGYKHEKPENKQSHSGNGTCGGDSDGCFEAKQTPPESQSPLHFLADLAEQKSREERKGGKSLKPDQSDHVEAVNGKCADQGSTLRHLLTSTASKLCLGSTDAGIAFAPVYNNSEQMTKPVRSMPNILDDIIASVVENKIPASKMAEHGLKQDVGRGTALKTEAEPIKSEKEEKPLDAVNKEAPHEWLGGDHSVLWLRNPLHQGNQKIFSEYWRTAQPVLISGLHKMLTLKLWKPEAFSREFSGHHGDMVNCRDGTASNEHVKEFWEGFEDPSRRPKSAAGEPAVYRLKDWPSGDEFLTLMPSRYDDVMRNLPLAQYCDPEGCLNLASRLPAFFIRPDLGPRLCCAYGAFSSPEQDFGTCNLHIEVSDIISVLTYVGVAKGNGNPSKSDVLQCLECEDLEESVKKRLKDPAETPGALWHIYTSKDTQTIQEFLQKVWRERTELRSSAVDGDGGGDSEAEGEADLLREGSCYLTPALRLRLQQEHGVHSHTLLQFHGDAVILPAGALHQVLNLHSCVQVITDFVSPEHAHNSYYLTQELRSSKDLVNYEDKLQVKNILYHSVKDVVAILKRCSDTQDMVKAEEEGKEDS; encoded by the exons GATGAAGCAGGGATTCTGAATCCTCTACTCAGAGACAATCCCTCCCTACAGGAGGAGGTTAAAGCCTGGCTCAAGCAACAGAAGGTTCAGGAGATTTTCACCCAAG GGAAGTACTCTCTAAATGGACTTCGAGTGAAGGTGTACAGACAGGACTCAGCCACTCAGTGGTTCACTGGCATCATCACCCAGCATGACCAACAGAGCAGAACTATGATCGTCATGAATgaccag GTACTGGAGCCTCAGAACGTTGACCCCtccttggtacagatgatgttTATAGATGACGTGGTGAACTCTCTACTATCTGGAGAAAGCATCACAGCCCGACGCAGACCCCGCACCAACAAGCAGAACAAAGCGTCATCT GTTCACCCGCGAGGTCAATCCAACAGCCCCGGGCCAATAATGAAGAAGCAGTCTAACAGCTCATGCACCCCTCCTATTAGTCAGAGCTCTGACTGCAGCATGCCTGGGGacaatgaagatgatgaaggGGCTGATAAAGAGGGTGAAGACAGGACTAAAGAGGAAGTAAGGTTATCCCCaagcagagagaggagag AATCTTCCAAAAGTAAGAACAAGCAGGCCATGAGCAAGAGAAGGAAAGGTgggaaggaggaaggagaggaggagacgcTGGAAGGAGCTAAGAGACTGAAGGGCTCCAACCTCTCTGAATGCAGCAGGAGCGTTCAGACCTCCTCCCCAAACCTTGGGCAGAAAGGCCACCACAACAAGGCTTTATCCAAAAAGGACACATCGGAAAGTCCTGTTGTCCAGGAGAGCTGGACTGTTAAAAACCAGCCCTCTGATTGCAAAGTGGATGAGGAGACAACTAGCCAATCAGCTAACGACAAGTGTCAGGAAATGGCGAGGTTGTCCAATCCCAGTCCCTGCTGTAACGGTGATCCAGGCACGGCGAGGACGcatggagagatggaggaggtgaATGATAGGAGTGAGGGATTGTCTCACTCTGAGGACTCTGAGGCTGTCTCTGCCCTGTTGGCTTATCAGGAAAGTGAGCGcctggtttccatggagacgTCAGAATGTGTGGTTTTTGGCACATTGCCGGGAGAGTGCGAGCTGGCGGGCAGCGACCTGCCCTCTGACACAGAAGCCAAAAGTTCAGAGTTCACAGCTCCCGAGGTGAGCGAATCAGCAGTCAAGGTTGAAGAGCAACAGGAGGGGAGCGCTGTGGAACGAACTCCCAGCATGCCTAGCATTTTCCCTGCGTGCACTGGTATTCCGGAGAAGCCCAGACCACTCGAAGATTCCAAACTATCAGAAACAACCAATCACTGCAAAACCACCCCCTGTCCCAGCCCTCCCACGGACCTCAGGTCCAAACCTCCTGCTGCCAAGGGAACTGGCCGACCTGGTCAGAACCTGTCCTCTGAGCACAGAGACAGGATCAAGGAGAGTTCTTCTCCAAGCAGGGTGGAGACGAAAACCCAGCCTACACCCAGCCCAAAGTCAAAGCAAACTGCAACTCCCAACCATACACCCAACCCTACTCCATCACCCATCAAATcattcatccacacaccaaCTGCTGCTCCTCCAAAGACACAAGTTTCACACCCCGTCCCCACAAAAAGCAGCACCCCAGCTCTGAATCGAAGTATGTCTTCTACAACCCCAACCAAAACACCTGCTCCAATAATGAGTCGAAGCCAAATCCTCAACCCAACCCCTACAAAAACACCcactgctgctgtgaatcagACCCCAGCCTTCACATCAACCAAAAGCCCCTTTATTATAGACCGCAACGAGCCATTCACCGTGTACAGAGACCCAGCGCTGCTACGAGAGGACccagacacaccacagcaccacagcaATGTGGCCTACATccacccctccacacacactgtgcacacgCCACTTCCTGCCCCAAGGCCCCTCACTCGTACACCCCCACAGCCTCCACACACAGCTCATGccactttgcctgcccctcgaTCTACGCACACATCCAGCCTCAgtccacccaacacacacacaccacatgtgATGAGGACCCCATCACCCTCACCCCAGACTACACTCACCTCCCTGGGTGGGCACGTTCTCCCCTCGCGACCCCCGCATCCCTCCTCACTTTCCCATCCCCACCTACTACCCACCCTCCTGCCTGGCCTGCCACCTTCTGCAGCTCTCCTGGCTGGACATGGTTCCCTCGGGGCGATGGGTCTTTCTCCACACCCTCTCCCACTATCTCCAAACCCTTCTCTGCTGGGACAGGCCCCTCTAGGGCTCTACCCCCTCCTCTGGCCCCCCTACCCCAATGGTGCACACCCCTACGGTCCACTGGGTCTACAGGCAGCCAAATGGACACACCCAGAGAGCATGTGCATTGCGGAGGGGGCCCTCAAAAGG AACACACCTAGCCCATGGCTCCCGCAGACGTCTGTAGTGGAAGGTCAGGGACTGAGGACCCCTGTTCCCGTGAGGCCAGCCAGTGCTGACCCTCAGCGTTCTGCCAAGTCTGCCCCACGCTCCAGTCCAATCTCTAAAAGCACAGA GGAACTGGAGAGGAAATCTCTGGCTGCTGATCCTCTCTGTGGCATTGTGCCTGTGCAACTCAAAGCCGACAGGAGCAGAAGTGTGGCAGGGAAAGGCATCCAGGAGCACACGCACTGCACTTTCCTACCAGATCCTCTGCCCTGCCGGCCCAAACCATCACGAGGAGGGGTTTTTGAGCCCCACGTGGATCGTTCCAGCCGATATCAGGAAGAGAGCCGACGCATTCTGCAGGAGAGCATCGAGGTGGCGCCTTTTACCGCAAAACTGCACCCATCCCACAGCCAGGACAGAGACCCTCTGTATGCCAGAATGCACTCTcaggacagagaaagagagatggacCTGCAGATGGTTAGAGTGCCTCGGGCCCAACACTCTACACAGAGCAACTACTACACCTCCCTCTCCAGTTCTGTGGCTAATGAACCCCCGAGGCGACAGCCCCCTGCTGCTGAGCTGTCCTCTGCATATGACAGACCCAACAGTGGTGGCACTGTCAGCATTAGCCCTTCCTTTGGCATTTCCAGCTCCCAGGCCACACCCAAGGTCCAAACACAACCCCCACCGCTGGTTAAACGGCATCCTGAGAATGaggctggtctgatcactgagCGGCTGACCTTACAAGCTTCGTCCTTGgaatctgctaaatgccgtaagtCATTAGAGAGAGGCATTAGTTTACcaccttcttcctcttcatcccaTGTCCAGCCAATGCCATCGCTCTACAGGGCTCCCATCTTCCACCCCCCAGCTCCTCCCATACCTGCTCAGAAGGAGCTGGGACACAGCAGGCTGAGCCCTCCCACTCTGACCAGGGAGCAGCCTGTCAACCTAGCGGGAAAGACTCTAGACCAGAAGAGGCCTCCCACCTTGCAGCCTGAGCTCAGGCGACATACAGCATCAGCAGCTGGTAGACAGGGCACTGTGGTGACACCGGTCAAGTCTATGCATCATCACAAGGTCCCAGATGCCTGGAGGACAGATCAAAACCTGCTGAGACCTTCAAACGGGCTTGGAGCAACAAAGCAGCAGTCTGCGATGGCGTCTGTAATTGTGCGTCCAGCATCTTCAAAGGATCTAATTGCTGGGGAACATTCAGCCTCCAACCTGAAGCCCTCTGAAAGAGGCAGAATGGCTGGAGATCTCAGGTCAGGCACTAACTCAAAAGAAGGCAGTGTACAGTACAAGAGGGGGATTCTATGGACTCCGTTGGACAGTGTCCACTGCCCCCTGACAACTACAGGAAAAACAGACCACATGAATACAAGTGTTAACATGGCGACTGGATTCAAGGCGCACACCATGCCAACAGTCGTTTCTTCTGGATCCTTTAAGAACGACCCAATGCCTGTGCCATGGAGACCGGGTTTTATCAGTGGTCAACATCAAAAGAAAGTGGAAGGTAGTGGGATTGCCAAGATTAACCAAAACCCAATTTCCTCTTCCCCCTCCACCACTTCCTGCCCGACAACATGCCACTCAGCTGGAGACTTCCTCCATCTGAAAAAGCACAGAGCTGCACTAGCAGCCACGCTGTCCAGAAACAACACGCCAACGCACACAGCACCTGCCTCACAGTCCAGCAGCAcactgtctacacacacacctgaagtCAAAGTCAGCCCGGTCAAGCGGCCACGCCAAGCTGGCGGCCCTCAAGAAGCCCCCCCCCGCCTCACCAACGGCCAGACGCCCCCCCAAACCCAGACCGGCAAGCTGAGCAACCCGCTGCCGCAACAGAGCAACTGCCACAAACTGAAGAAGGCCTGGCTGACCCGCCACTCGGAGGAGGATCGGAGCGGGACGACCGCCGTCACCTCCACAGCAATGACAGCAGCGGCCAGCCTTGCTCAGCAATGCGGAGGGGAAGTAATAAGTCATGAGGACAGGATGTCCAGCCATGCTGAGAGGAAGACTGATTCTAATGACAGGAAGTTTACTATGGACGACAGAAAAGGTGCAGCAGACATTAGGTTCCGCCCAGATGTGCAGAAATCCAGTCCCGAGGATGGGAAGGGCCTGGAAAGAGGAAATAAACGGAAGTTCGATTCAAGCACGGAGAGTGATAGTGGCGGAGACTCTGGGAACGAGAGCGAGAGCAGGGGTGGGGAGCAGAGGTCTAAACGGCAGTCTAAGCcaacttttaaaaagaaacaaattgaCCTGCACAAGACGAAAGGAGAGAAtgaaaaggaagaggaggaagtgaaACCCAACGGGACCTTCCGCAGTGCCAAGGAGAAGTCCAAGCTCAGAATGTCTAATGGCA ACGGGATTCCACGCTCCGTACTGAAGGACTGGCGCAAGGTGAGGAAGCTGAAGCAGAGTGGCGAGGCTTTCCTGCAGGACGACGCCTGCGCCGAGATCGGCCCCAACATACAGAAATGTCGGGAGTGCCGTGTGGACCGCACACGGAAGGCGGAGGAGCCGGCGACCTCTCCTGTGTTCTGCCGCTTCTACTACTTCCGCCG CCTGTCATACAGTAAGAATGGAGTGGTCCGGGTGGACGGGTTCTCAGTCCCAGAGCTTTCTGATGAGGAGGCAGTGAGGGTCTGGACTGTTGCCACTGATGACGAGGACGAAGACAAAAaccagctggacctggagatgGCCCAGTACATCCTTGCACACATTGGAGACAAGTTCTGTCACCTCGTCAGAACTGAGAATGCTGCTGCAACATGGATCAAGAAAGACA CTCAGATGGTGTGGAAGCGAGCTGTCAGGGGTGTGAGGGAGATGTGTGACGCCTGTGAGGCCACACTGTTTAACATCCATTGGGCCTGCCACAAATGTGGATTTGTTGTATGCATGGACTGCTACAAGGCCAGGGAGAGGAAGAGTGCCAGAG ATAAAGAGCTGTATGCGTGGTTCCGGTGTGTAAAGAACCAACCCCACGATTTGAAAAACCTTATGCCGACACATATAGTACCAGGAGAAA TTTTGGCCGACCTGGTAAATTCCATGCACACCCTGAGAGAGAAGTTCAGCATCCTCTCTCACTGCGGCTGTACAGGAAAACAGAACAATAGGAACTCCAAAATGTCAATAAGCAATGGGGTCTCACAG GTGCTGGATAACATCCTGAAACATAGTGGCAAACATTCCGGATACAAACATGAGAAACCGGAGAACAAACAGAGCCATTCTGGGAATGGAACCTGCGGAGGAGACAGTGATGGATGCTTTGAAGCGAAGCAGACGCCTCCCGAATCCCAGTCACCCCTCCACTTTCTGGCTGACCTGGCCGAGCAGAAGTCCCGtgaggagagaaagggag GGAAGTCGCTGAAGCCGGACCAGAGCGATCATGTGGAAGCTGTGAATGGGAAGTGTGCAGATCAGGGCTCAACCCTGCGGCACCTGCTGACATCTACAGCCAGCAAGCTGTGCCTGGGCTCCACGGATGCTGGCATTGCTTTCGCTCCAGTGTACAACAACTCAGAGCAG ATGACAAAACCTGTCCGCAGTATGCCCAACATCTTGGATGACATCATTGCATCGGTCGTCGAGAACAAGATTCCAGCATCAAAAATGGCAGAACATGGTCTTAAACAGGACGTAGGGAGAGGAACTGCGCTTAAAACAGAGGCAGAGCCCATTAAATCCGAGAAAGAGGAGAAACCACTCGATGCTGTTAACAAAGAGGCACCTCACGAATGGCTAGGAGGAGACCACTCAGTGCTTTGGTTGAGGAACCCCCTTCACCAGGGCAATCAAAAAATTTTCAGTGAATACTGGAGAACTGCACAG CCAGTGCTGATATCAGGTCTTCATAAGATGTTGACCCTGAAACTTTGGAAACCTGAAGCCTTCAGCAGGGAGTTCTCTGGtcaccatggtgacatggtAAACTGTAGGGATGGGACTGCTTCCAATGAACACGTCAAGGAATTCTGGGAAGGATTTGAGGACCCATCTA GAAGACCTAAATCTGCAGCTGGGGAGCCTGCAGTGTACCGTTTGAAGGACTGGCCTTCAGGGGATGAGTTTTTGACTCTCATGCCCTCCAG GTATGATGACGTGATGAGGAACCTGCCCCTTGCTCAGTACTGTGACCCAGAGGGCTGTCTAAACCTGGCCTCACGCCTTCCTGCCTTCTTCATCCGCCCTGACCTGGGACCTCGGCTTTGCTGTGCCTACG gtgcttTCTCCTCACCAGAACAGGACTTTGGGACCTGCAATCTCCACATTGAAGTGTCAGACATCATAAGTGTGCTCACTTATGTGGGTGTGGCCAAGGGGAATGGAAAcccatccaaatcag ATGTGCTGCAGTGCCTCGAGTGTGAGGACCTGGAAGAAAGTGTGAAGAAGAGACTCAAAGACCCAGCAGAGACCCCTGGAGCACTGTGGCACATTTACACCAGCAAGGACACGCAAACAATACAGGAGTTCCTGCAGAAG gtGTGGCGGGAGCGTACAGAGCTCAGGAGCTCTGCTGTGGAtggggatggagggggtgaCAGTGAGGCTGAAGGAGAGGCAGATCTTTTGAGGGAGGGCAGCTGCTACCTCACCCCTGCACTCAGACTCAGACTTCAACAGGAACATGGTGTCCACTCTCACACCCTTCTTCAGTTCCATGGTGACGCTGTTATCCTGCCAGCAGGAGCCCTGCATCAG GTGCTGAACCTGCACAGCTGTGTTCAGGTCATAACAGATTTCGTGTCTCCTGAACATGCACACAATTCCTACTACCTGACCCAGGAGCTCCGCAGCTCTAAAGACCTGGTCAACTATGAGGACAAACTAcag